Genomic segment of Hydra vulgaris chromosome 08, alternate assembly HydraT2T_AEP:
TATAGATTACTTATAGTTTCTATAGGAAACCTGTAGGACCTATAAGTTGGACCTGTAGGACCTATAAATCCTATTACAATCTTATAGGTCCTATAGGGTTGCTATAGGATTAGTAGAATTCCTATAGCAACCCTATAGGTTCTATAGGAATCCTAATGCAATTTCATAGGTTCGAAGGATTTATACATTTATCCTTTAGGTTTTATGGGATACTTTCTTGATTCCTATTGCACTCTTATAAATTCTATTGGATTCATATATGTAACCTATAAATTCTGTAGGGTTCCTATAGGACCAATATGATACCTATAGGAATGCAATTGCAATCCAATAGAGCCTATAGCATTCAAATTGGAAGAATAAAACTGCCATACGTTTAAAGTATAATcctatatacataataaaattcCTAAAAGATTCATAGAACTCCAATAAGAATAAATCAATTtcctaaaaaaagtaattgtcTATTATAACTCCTATTAGGTTCaataggttttttaaataaaatacaactttCTCACAAATTTATGGTCAACTAACATTACAACGTGTATTTGTCCAAATATGTGTATTAGATTTTATTTGCCAATTTCAAAGCAAATTAAAACCTAATGGAATATAATATATTCCATTAGGTACATATTAATggctttttaaaagttaatgacgggtaaaataattttaggtctttttaaaatatagttgcCTTCGCTAAGTATACATAAGCTTTTATTATTcagttaaagttatttaataacagtttcaatgtctaaaataacaaaatattcttgtctttattcaataaatgactctgaatctgaaaataaaacattagcTTGCATTGGAAAAAGAAGAttggaaaagaaattaaaaccgGTTAAGCATATAAttgatgaaattaattttaaagcaatGTGGAATGaaattctatatattatatacaaccataaaagtaataacaataatagtttaAGGATGctatgcaaaaaattgcaatgattggagtctgggaacaaaaaaaccctaaaattttGGCCACAACTGCCCCAAACAAGACGGCAacagttaaagttttttttgtactattcttaaataaatttatattcatcgataaattctaaatttcataaaataatctctaagcgttcaaaaattatgaccttaTAAAGTTTATGACCCCTCAAATTGAGAGGGGTTCAAACTTTGTATAGTCAGTCATATCTTGTCAGGAATTTAAttatctgaaacatcaaaaaatgctggatccgcgcctatatatatatatatatatatatatatatatatatatatatatatatatatatatatatatatatatatatatatatatatatatatatatatatataaatataaatatatatatatatatatatataaatataaatataaatatatatatatatatatatatatatatatatatatatatatatatatatatatatatatatatatatatatatatatatatatatatatatatatatatatatatatatatatatatatatatatatcacggtCATTCAAACTTTACTAAAAAGCGccaagttattatacgcaagcgcgtTGGCTTAAAGCAAGatgaataattttcaaaatggcTGTGGATCTTCGAAACCGAATTAACTTTTCTTAGCAACTAATTTATTcgcataaattgtttttgtttctttgttgTAATACAATTTTTGGGATAAATACTTATAGTGGTACCGTTTTTTATATAGAATCAACGAAAATTGATATGCATATGTATAATTTTACGATTAAaactaagttatttttataggtATCATACTGTCGtttgtttatacattttaaagtgatatttttaaaaatttgagcgTTAAAATTAGACTGAAATTTTGTAAGAAGTTTTATGaatcttttatctttttgatgctttttaTTAATCTCAggtaacaatttttgttgttgttgaaaattAACATTTTCACAGGTCGacaataataagttttacaaagttatgatcgagttattattagtttgtaatgaattaaaatttttacctgtgatataattttttttctttattgagctactatattttctttaaattttattttttgattagcattctaatattatatttaagaccCACCTTATAGTcagtaaaaattagtttaataatagGTATgttacatgaaatttttaaactcatcaAGTTCTAggttgttatatatcattaaaaagagctttatttcattattccaaaagtgaaaaaattttcaaaatcgaaCCACCCTACagaaagttatgacgttttaagtaccgattttttgatattaggatttgttgaagaaactgtggtcaaaataaagtttttattaactaaaactattataacTTAATCAATTCTTATCCAAAAGTTTAcatcttggtatcaaaagatggATACAAGAGTTatctacaaatttataaagGTTTCTAGATTACGGGTGCATCCGGGGGCAAGAGGGGGCACAAAACCACCATCAATACCGGCAATAAAGACTAACAGTATTcgtaaaaaagtgttttttttttaaatgaaaatataaatttttatatacaagatGTTTTGTAATTAGCTATCCGACCACAGTCAAATATAGAAGTTTTATCATTGTCTTTGGGTGGATGTAAGGGTGATGGTTTCAAACACCCTATTGTCAAAAatgactcttttttttaataaatatttatctttataattaaaaagaaatctagtatcaaatcaaaaattatattttactacttcacATCACTAGCAGTGCACCCTTTGTTTCAAGGGGTGTAGATGGGGAAGGGGCGTATAAAGCCCCCTCCCCCTCTTTTACAacctagaaaaaattatatttttaatgagattcgaaaaaatatttaaatgtaattaaaataataaactttaatataaaaacatcttttaccaAAATTCAAAATACATCACATAATGCTTAGTGATAGTTATAGATGGTTCCCCCTCTGacctgaaaaaatttttaaaaacaaaaaatgttttataatattattttaattagtttacatcttggcttttagtaaatgattaagATATTAAATTCCATTAATGAAACTATATAATAATCATTGTTAACAATAGACAGGACGTGAATGTAAGCTAGATCCatctatcaaaaaaaagttccactactcactttatatttttacaagttccactactcgcaGTAATTTTATTTGTGCTAGTTCCACGAGTcgctgtaaattttttttgcaagttccactactcgctGTACATATTTTTTGCAAGTTCTACTACtcgctataattttttttgcaagttccactactcgctGTAACTTtatttgcaagttccactactcgctgtaaattttttttgcaagtttgaCTACTcgctgtattttttttttgcaagttccactacttgctgcatactatatatatatatatatatatatatatatatatatatatatatatatatatatatatatatatatatatataaattagtaaaaaacacttatctaacttTTTCTTCAACTTGAAGTTTCACCATTGCTGGATCATCAAAAGGAGTTCTTGATAACTCTTCCTGATGATCCAGCAATGGTGAAGAAAaagttagataagtgttttttaaataagtgttagataagtgttttttcaagttgaagaaaaatttagacaagtattttttactaatttattattgctctgttctttaagaacattgaacactctatttataaaatacactaacataattagataatatatatatatatatatatatatatatatatatatatatatatatatatatatatatatatatatatatatatatatatatatagtcgaaaaatagtaaaatcatgtagtaagataataaaatgcatgtccaattatcaaaaaataatggCAACATATTCACATTAggaaaacatcaactcaatGAAAACATCAACTACAATTTCAGCAACCAGCTGGaactttttcatataataatcaACAGTTTCAGAATCATTTTCTTTTCTAGTCCAGTAAGAAATAGTAATAGcctttctatatattttttttaaattttagtattctGCTATTGTGCAAGACTGTCATTCCTCTATCGGAATCATATCattcataattattattgatatagtatgtattaaatatatatatatatatattatattatagtatatatttaatatatactataatatagtatatattaagtatacaatatagtataaatataatatactataaatagtatattaaatttaatatactataaatatattatatatgtctatatatttttagacaaaTATTAGTATATTACTAATATAGGATATATTCTAAATACGTAAAAAAGcagtatattatattattatatgatataaagctttttaaaaatgtaatagtaTGATTGGACTGAGCAAAAAACATGTATTattgatttaatatataataaatgctaTTTTGACATTGatactttataaatgtaatattagTACTTATATCACAAAATCACTTTATAGAAAAatcacataaattttttaataattattattattggctTTTAAAAAGGAATATTCAATATCCTTCAGTACCCCCCCCCCTTCTCCCCCAAACAGAAGTcggaaaaacaaaatttaggtACCATCTGCTAGTTAAAATAAGTTcttgaaatttggcatgtgcatagaaaacgtataaatttaaaaaaaagaataggatagaaaaaaaaaagataatatctTCAACATTTACTAAGCACAAGAAGTACAACACACTTTTTGATATCAATAAATAACACTTTAACTTTcgtcaatataataaaaaaatactttttaaaaaagttcaaccattctacttttaaaaaaacttctaagttaatataaaattctaaaaaaatatgctaCAAAATATCATCCTACCATACTGCCTAAACGCCAAGTTTTAAAAACGTGGAACAGTTTTTTAGCACaaaaatcatattattattGAAGATGCTACACATATCTCTGCATACCTTGGGAAAagcttaaaaatatatctaGGTTCTtattttttgcatgtttttaagttagttaaaaatgttatttatttttatagaatattgtaaataattttttacagatGGCTGAAGAGTTTTGATATACAAACAGCATCACATGCTTCACAACGAACAGTTAGTGAAAAACTGTCTGGGTGTGACTTTATTGTAGAAAATGCCCTGTTTACATTTGAAAAGGAAATTAAAGGAATCTTTGAAATAAAAGATGCATCTTACGGTTATATTGAAAATTTGCAAACACATATTTTCAAACATCTTGATCAATTAGAAAGGTGATTTGGAttgaaataatgatttaaaaaaataacaaacactaATACATATTTGACCCCCAACATAATGATAAGTTAATGCAAAATGTGATGTAAAATACATGAGGGTTTTGTATTAAGGTTGTTAAAATGTGTATATTCATCATCACTAGccaatttttgttaatattaatgtattatatattgttaatatatatatatatatatatatatatatatatatatatatatatatatatatatatatatatatatatatatattttataacttttctaTAGTTGTAAAAGTCTTCATTATCACGACTTTTTCCCTGAGAAAGAGATACAGATTAAAATAGGAGGAGATTATGGCAGAGGAAGTTTTAAAATGACTTACCAAGTAGCAAATACCATAAACCCAAACAGCAAAGatattgtttttagtatttttgagGCAAAAGATTATCAAATCAATATTAAAGTTGCCATTTcaagatttgaaataaaaaatagaagatctacaaaaaatgaagtataagtaagttttcttaaaatgcGATTTGcgataaagtataataaaatctttttttttcccctTTGTTTTGCATCATCTACATAACTAGGTATCTTTTGGGCTATGTTTAGTAAAAAGTGAAGGCATTTTTACAAAGCAactcagaaattaaaaaaaaaagactttaacaagctgattatttttatttagacctctttttttagatctttatttattttgttgattatttttatttagattatctTTATAAGATGAATAGTAGTTAAAACATATTGATAATGTTTATATTGTTCATTTGATAATCTTTATACACTTCTATAGAGTATAGATTTATTACAATCATTTGCGAATAAcacatttagttttattataggGATAGAAATATTCGAGTATTCATTTTTGGTGATTATAAGTTTCTTTGTGCACTTTATGGTATTTCAGGAGCTtcaggtatttttatttaaaattattaattaataggTTTTTCTTTATCAGGAAAATCAGAGAGATAACTGATTTTGCATATGAATCACAAAACCAATTATCAATAATCTTAcctaaaattcaaaatgatggccctgtttaataatataaaataatgtaatttaatttttaattatgaatatattgtttattttattcttgAGGGAGGCATTGTTGTCTTTTCTGTTATGCAACAGCAAGCGATATGAAATGTATTGACCTTGAAATGAAATATCGCGCATTGGAAGATTTATGTTTATCTCATAAAAGGTTTATGAAAAATGGAGGACTAAAGagtattgcaaaaaatttcaataatgtGATAAGcgaaccaattttaaaaataccacTAGACCAAGtgatttttgattattttttttaccttgacAGTGAAAGTTCACTATGAGCATGATActcaaaaataatatcaaagtactatactttatataaattatttttaattttttaggtgtCTTTACCTAGTCTACACATGGCTCttggtatttatttaaatttttttaacatgtttgaaGAAGAAGTTCATCAATTGGACATAATGATGGCTGCTGAACCTCTAAAAAGCAGCATAAAATGCTCAGAAGAGTATgacgtttttataaataaactaaagcaGTTGTGGAATCTTCATATAGACATTCTTAATATTGAGGATCAAATTCAAGTGGTTAATGATGTCATTTTATTAGCTGCAGTTAGCAAttcagatgatgaagatgatgttcaatctctttatttaaaagaaattgactTACTTaacaatgaaaaagaaaaaaagttattttttggattGAGAGTTTATTGATTATAATTTCTTAATAGTGAAGTTTGTATTCTTAAAACtgtacatttttcaaaataagaaaccatctattataaatttcacttgttaaattttaacagaaattatATTCaatggataaaataaaaacattcattaATAACAGTGACGTGGTGAGGGGAGCAAAAGTGGCTTTAGCCCCAGACGTAAGAGGTTTTGAGGGATTAGAAAAAATAAggagcaaaaaatatattttaatttaaaaaggtataatttctataaaaattttaaaaagccttttagtcatttttaaccCATGCGCTAAAACCTTCgcatcatttttaacaatgcgcTAAAACCTAAAGTCATTCTATTTTTGTTATGCATAGTGTTTTACGAGTTTCTTTTTAGACAAATCTATGTAATACTcttgaagaatattttttaaagaagggCCAGGGACCTTGCACGCAAATGATCGAGACAATATTACAGCAGCTTAATGTTCAACGTCAAGCATATCatggaaaaagttttattggAAATCATGtgcataaaatgttaaaagtaatatgttactttttaacttttatttaataaattttattataaacagggTAAAACTTTGTATTAACTATAATttgttgttaatattaaataagtattaactattaaaatatatttctatttaGAA
This window contains:
- the LOC136083797 gene encoding uncharacterized protein LOC136083797 isoform X2, whose translation is MKYKDRNIRVFIFGDYKFLCALYGISGASGRHCCLFCYATASDMKCIDLEMKYRALEDLCLSHKRFMKNGGLKSIAKNFNNVISEPILKIPLDQVSLPSLHMALGIYLNFFNMFEEEVHQLDIMMAAEPLKSSIKCSEEYDVFINKLKQLWNLHIDILNIEDQIQVVNDVILLAAVSNSDDEDDVQSLYLKEIDLLNNEKEKKLFFGLRVY